A window of the Gossypium hirsutum isolate 1008001.06 chromosome A03, Gossypium_hirsutum_v2.1, whole genome shotgun sequence genome harbors these coding sequences:
- the LOC107963773 gene encoding tubulin beta-9 chain-like, whose amino-acid sequence MREIVHVQGGQCGNQIGAKFWEVICTEHGIDSTGRYNGDSELQLERINVYYNETSSGRFVPRAILMDLEPGTMDGVRSGPFGQIFRPDNFVFGQSGAGNNWAKGHYTEGAELIDSVLDVVRKEAENCDCLQGFQVCHSLGGGTGSGMGTLLISKIREEYPDRTMLTFSVFPSPKVSDTVVEPYNATLSVHQLVENADECMVLDNEALYDICFRTLKLTTPSFGDLNHLISATMSGVTCCLRFPGQLNSDLRKLAVNLVPFPRLHFFMVGFAPLTSRGSQQYKALTVPELTQQMWDAKNMMCAADPRHGRYLTASAVFRGKMSTKEVDEQMINVQNKNSSYFVEWIPNNVKSTVCDIPPSGLKMASTFIGNSTSIQEMFRRVSEQFTAMFRRKAFLHWYTGEGMDEMEFTEAESNMNDLVSEYQQYQDATAEDEEYEEYEEYEEEA is encoded by the exons ATGAGAGAAATCGTTCACGTTCAAGGTGGTCAATGCGGCAACCAAATTGGAGCCAAGTTTTGGGAAGTTATCTGCACCGAACATGGAATCGACTCAACGGGTCGATACAACGGCGACTCGGAGCTTCAGCTGGAGCGTATCAACGTTTACTATAACGAAACAAGTTCCGGCCGCTTTGTTCCACGCGCCATCTTAATGGATCTGGAACCCGGTACTATGGACGGCGTAAGATCCGGTCCGTTTGGACAAATTTTCCGACCCGATAACTTCGTTTTCGGGCAATCCGGAGCTGGAAATAATTGGGCTAAGGGTCATTACACCGAAGGAGCCGAGCTTATTGATTCCGTTCTAGACGTAGTCAGAAAAGAAGCTGAGAATTGTGATTGCTTACAAG GGTTTCAGGTATGCCATTCTTTGGGAGGAGGAACTGGATCTGGAATGGGAACATTGCTGATATCCAAGATCAGGGAAGAGTACCCGGATCGAACGATGCTTACGTTTTCGGTATTCCCATCTCCTAAGGTTTCTGATACTGTGGTTGAGCCGTACAATGCAACACTCTCGGTTCATCAGCTGGTGGAAAATGCGGATGAATGTATGGTTCTTGATAATGAAGCTCTCTATGATATATGTTTCCGTACCCTCAAGCTCACTACACCCAGTT TTGGAGACCTCAACCATTTGATTTCTGCCACCATGAGTGGGGTTACGTGCTGCCTTCGCTTCCCTGGTCAGCTGAACTCGGACCTCCGCAAGCTTGCTGTAAACCTCGTTCCGTTTCCCCGGCTGCATTTCTTCATGGTCGGATTTGCACCTCTCACATCTCGTGGTTCCCAGCAGTACAAAGCCTTAACTGTCCCGGAACTAACACAGCAAATGTGGGATGCCAAGAACATGATGTGCGCTGCTGATCCTCGACATGGTCGATACCTCACAGCATCAGCTGTGTTTCGTGGCAAGATGAGTACAAAAGAAGTTGATGAACAGATGATCAATGTGCAAAACAAGAACTCATCATACTTTGTCGAATGGATTCCGAACAATGTGAAATCCACAGTTTGTGACATTCCTCCGAGTGGATTGAAAATGGCATCCACGTTTATAGGGAACTCTACTTCAATCCAGGAGATGTTCCGGAGGGTGAGCGAGCAATTCACTGCCATGTTCCGAAGAAAAGCTTTCTTGCATTGGTACACTGGAGAAGGGATGGATGAAATGGAGTTCACAGAAGCTGAGAGCAACATGAATGATTTGGTTTCGGAGTACCAACAATACCAGGATGCCACTGCAGAAGACGAGGAGTACGAGGAATATGAGGAATACGAGGAAGAGGCTTAA